The following are encoded together in the Vespa velutina chromosome 3, iVesVel2.1, whole genome shotgun sequence genome:
- the LOC124948139 gene encoding male-specific lethal 3 homolog isoform X4, with protein sequence MVNNHNVYSVLDVIINKDQRGRKAVEYLIHFQGWNSSWDRCVTEEYVLKDTEENRQLQRDLAQKAQLQLGAYLYRRERKKRSHKLSDRLNESENQEPRRRARSGGSRATSATTGSSEDGSSGQQADYDTEEVITEEDSESSSDYVGESSDDEGSGGGSQSGASVKPGVDLDIGTTLKRILDLDHDLITSKNKLAVLPAQPTVSNILESWVQHFTTTQLTNIPDKPQRNKANNSIEKTINEVNICREIADGLRIYFDFTLHDLLLYRQEREQYCTLKSSFLYAEQAQMIKEESIENAEISIKEEFEDTEYAHLPPFQEHEQDMESTSKNTINSKRRLRSYRVGSIDENRQLRSFDDLKTDPGNLSSIASTSSRCSSPRGVTLRMPIITSAQINALLQQSNKWRLIPDTSICGNNTPNPSTYYGAIHLTRLFVILPDLLQSADIPNKKLKLLMKYLDMFLSYLEMHREWFGEQFYMQIDNQSMIQASSS encoded by the exons ATGGTGAACAACCATAATGTGTATTCT GTCTTAgacgttataattaataaagatcaaCGTGGAAGAAAAGCAGTCGAATATTTGATACATTTTCAA GGATGGAATTCTTCATGGGATCGATGTGTAACAGAAGAATATGTTCTAAAAGACACGGAAGAAAATCGTCAACTTCAGAGAGACCTTGCACAAAAAGCTCAACTTCAACT GGGAGCCTACTTATATCGCCGAGAACGTAAGAAAAGAAGTCACAAATTATCAGATCGTCTAAACGAATCAGAAAATCAAGAACCAAGACGGAGAGCACGAAGTGGTGGCAGTAGAGCTACTTCGGCTACTACTGGATCTTCTGAAGATGGTAGTTCTGGGCAACAGGCTGATTATGACACAGAG GAAGTTATTACAGAAGAAGATAGTGAGAGTAGTTCAGACTATGTTGGTGAAAGTAGCGATGATGAAGGCAGTGGTGGAGGAAGTCAATCTGGTGCAAGTGTTAAACCAGGAGTTGATCTTGATATAGGTACCACTCTGAAAAGAATTTTGGATTTAGACCATGATTTAATTACTAGTAAAAACAAG TTGGCTGTATTACCTGCACAACCAACTGTTTCAAACATTCTGGAATCATGGGTTCAGCATTTTACTACTACtcaattaacaaatattccaGACAAGCCACAAAGAAATAAAGCAAATAATTCcatagaaaaaacaataaatgaaGTAAATATATGCAGAGAAATAGCAGATggattacgtatatatttcgaCTTCACATTACATGATCTTTTACTATACAGACAAGAAAGGGAACAATATTGTACCTTGAAATCCTCCTTTTTATATGCAGAACAGGCACAAATGATAAAAGAGGAATCAATTGA AAATGCAGAGATTTCAATCAAAGAAGAATTTGAAGATACCGAATATGCTCATTTGCCACCATTTCAAGAACATGAACAAGACATGGAGTCTACTTccaaaaatacaataaattctaAACGAAGATTAAGATCATATAGAGTAGGTTCTATTGACGAAAATAGACAGTTACGATCTTTTGACGATCTTAAAACGGATCCAGGAAATTTATCAAG CATAGCAAGTACAAGCTCCAGATGTTCTAGTCCACGTGGTGTAACGTTGAGAATGCCTATTATTACCTCTGCACAAATTAATGCTTTACTACAACAATCGAATAAATGGAGATTAATACCAGATACTTCGATTTGTGGTAATAATACTCCAAATCCTTCTACATATTATGGCGCTATTCATCTTACACGACTATTTG taaTACTACCCGATTTGCTGCAATCTGCTGATattccaaataaaaaattaaaacttctaatgaaatatttagatatgtTCCTCAg TTACTTGGAGATGCATAGAGAGTGGTTCGGAGAACAATTCTACATGCAAATTGATAATCAATCGATGATACAAGCAAGCAGTTCATGA
- the LOC124948139 gene encoding male-specific lethal 3 homolog isoform X3 — protein MCILPNEYNSMVSTRGPKFKFCDGEKVLCYEPDPTKAKVLYDSKVLDVIINKDQRGRKAVEYLIHFQGWNSSWDRCVTEEYVLKDTEENRQLQRDLAQKAQLQLGAYLYRRERKKRSHKLSDRLNESENQEPRRRARSGGSRATSATTGSSEDGSSGQQADYDTEEVITEEDSESSSDYVGESSDDEGSGGGSQSGASVKPGVDLDIGTTLKRILDLDHDLITSKNKLAVLPAQPTVSNILESWVQHFTTTQLTNIPDKPQRNKANNSIEKTINEVNICREIADGLRIYFDFTLHDLLLYRQEREQYCTLKSSFLYAEQAQMIKEESIENAEISIKEEFEDTEYAHLPPFQEHEQDMESTSKNTINSKRRLRSYRVGSIDENRQLRSFDDLKTDPGNLSSIASTSSRCSSPRGVTLRMPIITSAQINALLQQSNKWRLIPDTSICGNNTPNPSTYYGAIHLTRLFVILPDLLQSADIPNKKLKLLMKYLDMFLSYLEMHREWFGEQFYMQIDNQSMIQASSS, from the exons ATGTGTATTCT ACCAAACGAGTATAACAGTATGGTTTCGACGCGTGGAcctaaatttaaattttgtgaTGGTGAAAAAGTGCTCTGTTATGAGCCTGATCCCACGAAAGCTAAAGTGTTGTATGATTCTAAG GTCTTAgacgttataattaataaagatcaaCGTGGAAGAAAAGCAGTCGAATATTTGATACATTTTCAA GGATGGAATTCTTCATGGGATCGATGTGTAACAGAAGAATATGTTCTAAAAGACACGGAAGAAAATCGTCAACTTCAGAGAGACCTTGCACAAAAAGCTCAACTTCAACT GGGAGCCTACTTATATCGCCGAGAACGTAAGAAAAGAAGTCACAAATTATCAGATCGTCTAAACGAATCAGAAAATCAAGAACCAAGACGGAGAGCACGAAGTGGTGGCAGTAGAGCTACTTCGGCTACTACTGGATCTTCTGAAGATGGTAGTTCTGGGCAACAGGCTGATTATGACACAGAG GAAGTTATTACAGAAGAAGATAGTGAGAGTAGTTCAGACTATGTTGGTGAAAGTAGCGATGATGAAGGCAGTGGTGGAGGAAGTCAATCTGGTGCAAGTGTTAAACCAGGAGTTGATCTTGATATAGGTACCACTCTGAAAAGAATTTTGGATTTAGACCATGATTTAATTACTAGTAAAAACAAG TTGGCTGTATTACCTGCACAACCAACTGTTTCAAACATTCTGGAATCATGGGTTCAGCATTTTACTACTACtcaattaacaaatattccaGACAAGCCACAAAGAAATAAAGCAAATAATTCcatagaaaaaacaataaatgaaGTAAATATATGCAGAGAAATAGCAGATggattacgtatatatttcgaCTTCACATTACATGATCTTTTACTATACAGACAAGAAAGGGAACAATATTGTACCTTGAAATCCTCCTTTTTATATGCAGAACAGGCACAAATGATAAAAGAGGAATCAATTGA AAATGCAGAGATTTCAATCAAAGAAGAATTTGAAGATACCGAATATGCTCATTTGCCACCATTTCAAGAACATGAACAAGACATGGAGTCTACTTccaaaaatacaataaattctaAACGAAGATTAAGATCATATAGAGTAGGTTCTATTGACGAAAATAGACAGTTACGATCTTTTGACGATCTTAAAACGGATCCAGGAAATTTATCAAG CATAGCAAGTACAAGCTCCAGATGTTCTAGTCCACGTGGTGTAACGTTGAGAATGCCTATTATTACCTCTGCACAAATTAATGCTTTACTACAACAATCGAATAAATGGAGATTAATACCAGATACTTCGATTTGTGGTAATAATACTCCAAATCCTTCTACATATTATGGCGCTATTCATCTTACACGACTATTTG taaTACTACCCGATTTGCTGCAATCTGCTGATattccaaataaaaaattaaaacttctaatgaaatatttagatatgtTCCTCAg TTACTTGGAGATGCATAGAGAGTGGTTCGGAGAACAATTCTACATGCAAATTGATAATCAATCGATGATACAAGCAAGCAGTTCATGA
- the LOC124948139 gene encoding male-specific lethal 3 homolog isoform X1, translated as MSKYIIFWFKFHSRLDYNCALVKVFNSPLTIILPCQKIRICIYVLSLVEKPNEYNSMVSTRGPKFKFCDGEKVLCYEPDPTKAKVLYDSKVLDVIINKDQRGRKAVEYLIHFQGWNSSWDRCVTEEYVLKDTEENRQLQRDLAQKAQLQLGAYLYRRERKKRSHKLSDRLNESENQEPRRRARSGGSRATSATTGSSEDGSSGQQADYDTEEVITEEDSESSSDYVGESSDDEGSGGGSQSGASVKPGVDLDIGTTLKRILDLDHDLITSKNKLAVLPAQPTVSNILESWVQHFTTTQLTNIPDKPQRNKANNSIEKTINEVNICREIADGLRIYFDFTLHDLLLYRQEREQYCTLKSSFLYAEQAQMIKEESIENAEISIKEEFEDTEYAHLPPFQEHEQDMESTSKNTINSKRRLRSYRVGSIDENRQLRSFDDLKTDPGNLSSIASTSSRCSSPRGVTLRMPIITSAQINALLQQSNKWRLIPDTSICGNNTPNPSTYYGAIHLTRLFVILPDLLQSADIPNKKLKLLMKYLDMFLSYLEMHREWFGEQFYMQIDNQSMIQASSS; from the exons ATgtctaaatatattatattttggtttaaatttcattcaagGTTAGATTATAACTGTGCATTAGTGAAAGTTTTTAATTCTCCGTTAACAATCATTTTGCCGTGTCAGAAGATACGAATATGCATTTACGTTTTGTCACTTGTTGAAAA ACCAAACGAGTATAACAGTATGGTTTCGACGCGTGGAcctaaatttaaattttgtgaTGGTGAAAAAGTGCTCTGTTATGAGCCTGATCCCACGAAAGCTAAAGTGTTGTATGATTCTAAG GTCTTAgacgttataattaataaagatcaaCGTGGAAGAAAAGCAGTCGAATATTTGATACATTTTCAA GGATGGAATTCTTCATGGGATCGATGTGTAACAGAAGAATATGTTCTAAAAGACACGGAAGAAAATCGTCAACTTCAGAGAGACCTTGCACAAAAAGCTCAACTTCAACT GGGAGCCTACTTATATCGCCGAGAACGTAAGAAAAGAAGTCACAAATTATCAGATCGTCTAAACGAATCAGAAAATCAAGAACCAAGACGGAGAGCACGAAGTGGTGGCAGTAGAGCTACTTCGGCTACTACTGGATCTTCTGAAGATGGTAGTTCTGGGCAACAGGCTGATTATGACACAGAG GAAGTTATTACAGAAGAAGATAGTGAGAGTAGTTCAGACTATGTTGGTGAAAGTAGCGATGATGAAGGCAGTGGTGGAGGAAGTCAATCTGGTGCAAGTGTTAAACCAGGAGTTGATCTTGATATAGGTACCACTCTGAAAAGAATTTTGGATTTAGACCATGATTTAATTACTAGTAAAAACAAG TTGGCTGTATTACCTGCACAACCAACTGTTTCAAACATTCTGGAATCATGGGTTCAGCATTTTACTACTACtcaattaacaaatattccaGACAAGCCACAAAGAAATAAAGCAAATAATTCcatagaaaaaacaataaatgaaGTAAATATATGCAGAGAAATAGCAGATggattacgtatatatttcgaCTTCACATTACATGATCTTTTACTATACAGACAAGAAAGGGAACAATATTGTACCTTGAAATCCTCCTTTTTATATGCAGAACAGGCACAAATGATAAAAGAGGAATCAATTGA AAATGCAGAGATTTCAATCAAAGAAGAATTTGAAGATACCGAATATGCTCATTTGCCACCATTTCAAGAACATGAACAAGACATGGAGTCTACTTccaaaaatacaataaattctaAACGAAGATTAAGATCATATAGAGTAGGTTCTATTGACGAAAATAGACAGTTACGATCTTTTGACGATCTTAAAACGGATCCAGGAAATTTATCAAG CATAGCAAGTACAAGCTCCAGATGTTCTAGTCCACGTGGTGTAACGTTGAGAATGCCTATTATTACCTCTGCACAAATTAATGCTTTACTACAACAATCGAATAAATGGAGATTAATACCAGATACTTCGATTTGTGGTAATAATACTCCAAATCCTTCTACATATTATGGCGCTATTCATCTTACACGACTATTTG taaTACTACCCGATTTGCTGCAATCTGCTGATattccaaataaaaaattaaaacttctaatgaaatatttagatatgtTCCTCAg TTACTTGGAGATGCATAGAGAGTGGTTCGGAGAACAATTCTACATGCAAATTGATAATCAATCGATGATACAAGCAAGCAGTTCATGA
- the LOC124948139 gene encoding male-specific lethal 3 homolog isoform X2 produces the protein MSKYIIFWFKFHSRPNEYNSMVSTRGPKFKFCDGEKVLCYEPDPTKAKVLYDSKVLDVIINKDQRGRKAVEYLIHFQGWNSSWDRCVTEEYVLKDTEENRQLQRDLAQKAQLQLGAYLYRRERKKRSHKLSDRLNESENQEPRRRARSGGSRATSATTGSSEDGSSGQQADYDTEEVITEEDSESSSDYVGESSDDEGSGGGSQSGASVKPGVDLDIGTTLKRILDLDHDLITSKNKLAVLPAQPTVSNILESWVQHFTTTQLTNIPDKPQRNKANNSIEKTINEVNICREIADGLRIYFDFTLHDLLLYRQEREQYCTLKSSFLYAEQAQMIKEESIENAEISIKEEFEDTEYAHLPPFQEHEQDMESTSKNTINSKRRLRSYRVGSIDENRQLRSFDDLKTDPGNLSSIASTSSRCSSPRGVTLRMPIITSAQINALLQQSNKWRLIPDTSICGNNTPNPSTYYGAIHLTRLFVILPDLLQSADIPNKKLKLLMKYLDMFLSYLEMHREWFGEQFYMQIDNQSMIQASSS, from the exons ATgtctaaatatattatattttggtttaaatttcattcaag ACCAAACGAGTATAACAGTATGGTTTCGACGCGTGGAcctaaatttaaattttgtgaTGGTGAAAAAGTGCTCTGTTATGAGCCTGATCCCACGAAAGCTAAAGTGTTGTATGATTCTAAG GTCTTAgacgttataattaataaagatcaaCGTGGAAGAAAAGCAGTCGAATATTTGATACATTTTCAA GGATGGAATTCTTCATGGGATCGATGTGTAACAGAAGAATATGTTCTAAAAGACACGGAAGAAAATCGTCAACTTCAGAGAGACCTTGCACAAAAAGCTCAACTTCAACT GGGAGCCTACTTATATCGCCGAGAACGTAAGAAAAGAAGTCACAAATTATCAGATCGTCTAAACGAATCAGAAAATCAAGAACCAAGACGGAGAGCACGAAGTGGTGGCAGTAGAGCTACTTCGGCTACTACTGGATCTTCTGAAGATGGTAGTTCTGGGCAACAGGCTGATTATGACACAGAG GAAGTTATTACAGAAGAAGATAGTGAGAGTAGTTCAGACTATGTTGGTGAAAGTAGCGATGATGAAGGCAGTGGTGGAGGAAGTCAATCTGGTGCAAGTGTTAAACCAGGAGTTGATCTTGATATAGGTACCACTCTGAAAAGAATTTTGGATTTAGACCATGATTTAATTACTAGTAAAAACAAG TTGGCTGTATTACCTGCACAACCAACTGTTTCAAACATTCTGGAATCATGGGTTCAGCATTTTACTACTACtcaattaacaaatattccaGACAAGCCACAAAGAAATAAAGCAAATAATTCcatagaaaaaacaataaatgaaGTAAATATATGCAGAGAAATAGCAGATggattacgtatatatttcgaCTTCACATTACATGATCTTTTACTATACAGACAAGAAAGGGAACAATATTGTACCTTGAAATCCTCCTTTTTATATGCAGAACAGGCACAAATGATAAAAGAGGAATCAATTGA AAATGCAGAGATTTCAATCAAAGAAGAATTTGAAGATACCGAATATGCTCATTTGCCACCATTTCAAGAACATGAACAAGACATGGAGTCTACTTccaaaaatacaataaattctaAACGAAGATTAAGATCATATAGAGTAGGTTCTATTGACGAAAATAGACAGTTACGATCTTTTGACGATCTTAAAACGGATCCAGGAAATTTATCAAG CATAGCAAGTACAAGCTCCAGATGTTCTAGTCCACGTGGTGTAACGTTGAGAATGCCTATTATTACCTCTGCACAAATTAATGCTTTACTACAACAATCGAATAAATGGAGATTAATACCAGATACTTCGATTTGTGGTAATAATACTCCAAATCCTTCTACATATTATGGCGCTATTCATCTTACACGACTATTTG taaTACTACCCGATTTGCTGCAATCTGCTGATattccaaataaaaaattaaaacttctaatgaaatatttagatatgtTCCTCAg TTACTTGGAGATGCATAGAGAGTGGTTCGGAGAACAATTCTACATGCAAATTGATAATCAATCGATGATACAAGCAAGCAGTTCATGA
- the LOC124948139 gene encoding male-specific lethal 3 homolog isoform X5 — translation MSKYIIFWFKFHSRLDYNCALVKVFNSPLTIILPCQKIRICIYVLSLVEKPNEYNSMVSTRGPKFKFCDGEKVLCYEPDPTKAKVLYDSKVLDVIINKDQRGRKAVEYLIHFQGWNSSWDRCVTEEYVLKDTEENRQLQRDLAQKAQLQLGAYLYRRERKKRSHKLSDRLNESENQEPRRRARSGGSRATSATTGSSEDGSSGQQADYDTEEVITEEDSESSSDYVGESSDDEGSGGGSQSGASVKPGVDLDIGTTLKRILDLDHDLITSKNKLAVLPAQPTVSNILESWVQHFTTTQLTNIPDKPQRNKANNSIEKTINEVNICREIADGLRIYFDFTLHDLLLYRQEREQYCTLKSSFLYAEQAQMIKEESIENAEISIKEEFEDTEYAHLPPFQEHEQDMESTSKNTINSKRRLRSYRVGSIDENRQLRSFDDLKTDPGNLSSKYKLQMF, via the exons ATgtctaaatatattatattttggtttaaatttcattcaagGTTAGATTATAACTGTGCATTAGTGAAAGTTTTTAATTCTCCGTTAACAATCATTTTGCCGTGTCAGAAGATACGAATATGCATTTACGTTTTGTCACTTGTTGAAAA ACCAAACGAGTATAACAGTATGGTTTCGACGCGTGGAcctaaatttaaattttgtgaTGGTGAAAAAGTGCTCTGTTATGAGCCTGATCCCACGAAAGCTAAAGTGTTGTATGATTCTAAG GTCTTAgacgttataattaataaagatcaaCGTGGAAGAAAAGCAGTCGAATATTTGATACATTTTCAA GGATGGAATTCTTCATGGGATCGATGTGTAACAGAAGAATATGTTCTAAAAGACACGGAAGAAAATCGTCAACTTCAGAGAGACCTTGCACAAAAAGCTCAACTTCAACT GGGAGCCTACTTATATCGCCGAGAACGTAAGAAAAGAAGTCACAAATTATCAGATCGTCTAAACGAATCAGAAAATCAAGAACCAAGACGGAGAGCACGAAGTGGTGGCAGTAGAGCTACTTCGGCTACTACTGGATCTTCTGAAGATGGTAGTTCTGGGCAACAGGCTGATTATGACACAGAG GAAGTTATTACAGAAGAAGATAGTGAGAGTAGTTCAGACTATGTTGGTGAAAGTAGCGATGATGAAGGCAGTGGTGGAGGAAGTCAATCTGGTGCAAGTGTTAAACCAGGAGTTGATCTTGATATAGGTACCACTCTGAAAAGAATTTTGGATTTAGACCATGATTTAATTACTAGTAAAAACAAG TTGGCTGTATTACCTGCACAACCAACTGTTTCAAACATTCTGGAATCATGGGTTCAGCATTTTACTACTACtcaattaacaaatattccaGACAAGCCACAAAGAAATAAAGCAAATAATTCcatagaaaaaacaataaatgaaGTAAATATATGCAGAGAAATAGCAGATggattacgtatatatttcgaCTTCACATTACATGATCTTTTACTATACAGACAAGAAAGGGAACAATATTGTACCTTGAAATCCTCCTTTTTATATGCAGAACAGGCACAAATGATAAAAGAGGAATCAATTGA AAATGCAGAGATTTCAATCAAAGAAGAATTTGAAGATACCGAATATGCTCATTTGCCACCATTTCAAGAACATGAACAAGACATGGAGTCTACTTccaaaaatacaataaattctaAACGAAGATTAAGATCATATAGAGTAGGTTCTATTGACGAAAATAGACAGTTACGATCTTTTGACGATCTTAAAACGGATCCAGGAAATTTATCAAG CAAGTACAAGCTCCAGATGTTCTAG